TATCATGAAATTCATTAGAAAAGTATATTATATATTCTAACTTTGTTCATAGTTGATTCAGCTGCTTATAACAAGGATAAAAACTcactcgagttcgagactaacATATATTATGTAAACATCAAGTTTCATTTGGTAAGACATGGAGATATCCCTGCATATATATGGGTGCTCGTTGGGTGAGTCACTGAACAATCCTCAATCGAACTTTCCAAATGATTATCACTGTGGAGTAAATTATTACGTGGTTATGTTTGAACACTAGTCCTTTGATTTAGGACAACATAGAGACTCTATGTattagcgtttcactttgactcgTTCATTGACATCATGAGGGTCATCAGATGACGAGATGGGTGTAGTCCCGATGTACCTAAGAGTCGATCCATCGCAGTCGGTGATTCACTGCTCGCATACATGTGTGAATATCGCatatgatctgatgagttaatagtgccaTAAATATCTGACCAGAGTAAGAGTTGTGGTTTAGAGAAAGTGTTTCGTGAGTTGCACACTCGATGCGACTATGGTTACTTAAAGATACATTACATCATTATCGAATTCATTTGAAACTCTcaatataccaatagttgtagGTTCGATCAAGATATATGAGTTTAAGGGACCGTAGTATATGTTAACCATAACCTACTAATTCTTGAAAGCACTATCAGTTATACATAGGGATCATGGGGCGACAGTAACAAAGGCTTTTACCATGATATGATGAGTGTAATCAGACTTGAATTCTGACGTTCTTGATCAAATGGTTGGTGGAAATAATGATGCTAGTTAGTGTAAGTCTGAATAAGTCAAATGTTCATGAATCACATGTAGTTGTGAACCAACGATTAGCTGTattcctgaaccattgaggatcaTGTAAGTATGAAATTATATGTTATCgttgaaatatttgaatttaaggAGTTTAATTTGATGATTaaatttgatggagatcaaacttATTTCTTGTAAATTATATTTATGTAGATTCTATATTTATAAGTCGTGGAAGTTAGCTTGACTGATAATTTTGTGAGGAGAGTGCAACTGCCTAATTTAGTAAAAGAGTTCTAAAATAGACAACTGCCAAAAATTGGATATGGAAAATTTTGACattcgaaatttttgttttcattACATTAACAACTTTTGTACTATCTTGACATCGACGTTGTCTTTTCGtcgattaaaaatataataaatcaataatccTAAAATGTTTTGTCACGTCCCGAGCTCGGGCCCgcacctgcgtgactgcacaatgggttcctatagcaactacttcgtattcgtcatcgttttacgaaaataattaacccaagttgctatagaagtccattataagatattataaactcattttaaatcttttatttttaagatgtgggacaagggtatcacaatcacccctccttcagaacgcgacctcctcgtcgcggcctgacccctcgatccaccagcaccgagaatctagcggtggctcctacaggttcaagaggtggctcccgtcatgtagcactttgccccgcaggttcaagaggtgtcTCCCATGCACATAGCACTTTACCCCGCATAGCAGTTATTTCTCGGTGTTCCAcgccggtgaccggctctgataccattttctcACGTCTCGAGCCCGGGCCCgcacctgcgtgactgcacaatgggcccctatagcaactacttcgtattcgtcctcgctttacgaaaataattaacccaagttgctatagaagtccattgttagacattataaactcattttaaatcttttatttttaagatgtgggacaagggtatcacaatgcattctgtcacgccccgagcccgggtctgggcctgcgtgactgcacaaggGGACCCTATAGCAACTAGTTCGTATTCGttctcgctttacgaaaataattaacccaagttgctatagaagtccattgtaagccattataaactcattttaaatgtttgatttttttcgatgtgggacaagggtatcacaatcacccctccttcagaacacGACATCCTCGTCACGGTCTGActcctcgatccaccagcaccgagaatctagaggtggctcctacatgttcaagaggtggctcctgtcatgtagcactttgccccgcaggttcaagaggtggctcccgtcatgtagcactttgccccacaggttcaagaggtggctcctatgcacgtagcactttgccccgcatagcacttatttcccggtgttccatgccggtgatcggctctgataccattctgtcacgccccgagcccgggcccgggcctgcgtgactgcacaaggggcccctatagcaactagtTCGTATTCGttctcgctttacgaaaatgattaacccaagttgctatagaagtccattgtaagccattataaactcattttaaatgtttgattttttcgatgtgggacaagggtatcacatgTTTAATTAGTAAACATGGAAAAATATAGTAAAATGTTGATTAGTATATTTCAACAAGTCAAAACATCCATACAATATTCTAAGAGaatctaaaattaattatttatttgaataattattatttatttatatcaaGTATTTTTAAGAGTTCAAAATAGTTCATGAGAATATTCTAGAAGTATCTAGAGTATGTTAATTGAATaatagttatttaattatatcacatgtttttaatatttttcatatgaAAGAGTCTTTGGTCATCTTTCATTTCAGACATGACTTGTATGTTTCAAGAAAGTTAATCTTTGGTCATCTTTCATCTCCTACTAGTTTGTGCAACATTTTTTGGGAAATATGTTCTAACCTAGCGTGATACAAGTGTGGTTGATTTAGACtatcttgttttcttttgtctATTATTGATATCGTGTTTATTTGAACACCATTAATTGAAAcatcttttatttttaagttataaaGATCGTTTTGTAATTCGTATGTTCTAATTAAACATCCATTCTTATAAATATTGCAAAAACatttagtaaataaacaaaaaaatatatctttatcaagcatataaatgaaaaaaaatatttttaactaagtcaaaaaatataaaatatctcTTAAATgtaacttaaaattattttttaatactaAGTAAATGTCTCATACGGTTGAAACGACTCCTGCTACATTGTccatcctcaggaaggtctcaTCATTCCTTAATCTTATACTTCTTGTCATCACTTGCAAATCATTTCATATATGAGATCCACATCAaatatctaatacccaagaagttgaattaattgaaacattgatttcaatataaaacatatccTTGTCAGAACTCTCTTGCActagatattctttgcaatttcgaTTCAAATGTTCAGGTTTATTGCAACAACTCCTGCTACATTGTCCATCCTCCGGAAGGTCTCATCATTCCTTAACCTTATACTTCTTGTCATCACTTGCAAATCATTTCATATATGAGATCCCCATCAaatatctaatacccaagaagttgaattaattgaaacattgatttcaatataaaacatatccTTGTCAGAACTCTCTCGCActagatattctttgcaatttcgaTTCAAATGTTCAGGTTTATTGCAGTGGAAGCAAACATCTTCTACCTTGTCTGGCTTTGTGAGCATTTTAGAAGTGTTTGGAGCTTGTTTTTTCCTTTGTTAATTTTTCTTGGAAGGAGCATAATGTTTCTTTCCATAGACTTTGGGCATTTCTTTGTCCTAGATGAAGAGTCCACTAGGAAAAcaagtttttaattttttgttggCTTCAGAAAATGTAGAATATTTGATAGAAGAATGGGTAATCATGTTGACTAACTAGTAAGATTGTTGACCAACTCTTCAAAGTTGGTCTCCAACTTGTTTATATTGAAGCTCACCACAAACCCATCAAACGATGATGGTCGTGACAATAGTACAATGTTCATGGACAATTCATTTGGAATAACAAAGTCTAGGCACACTAGTTTCTCGATGAGCTCAATCATCGTTACACCATGATCATGGAGTACTAATGCCCTTTTCATGCATACGTCATGAGCTCCTTGGCTGTAGCATGCCTTAGTGGACATGTTTGTTCACCATACCACTCTTGTATGTGATCGAAAATGTCGTCAGCATTTACAGACCCCATGTGTAACTCGTTCAACATAGAAGCCAACGTATAACTCTTAGCTTGTAAATCATGGTCCACCATTTCTCAAGCCTAGTCAATTCCTCAGCAGGGGCATTGACATCAGCAGTTTTCGAAGGCAATTTTTGAGCAGATATCCTATTTCCTCATAATCtaaaacaatttttaaattCCTCAGTCATTTTAGCTAATTTGGTCATGTGAGCTTTTTTTTGAATGAGTATAATAGATAGAAGATTTCACGAAGATATCTAAATCTACTGAAATGGAAACAAAATAAACGTTTGATGAGGGCCCAATAATATGATCTCctttattttcacgtgtcaaacttgacccatcaatattgaatcttaatggacggtcgtcaTGAGATCGACCAATAATATGAGCTAATTTCATGTCAGTTTCATGTAGTTCACATGAAGTATGTTAATGGAAGTCACAGTTTTCCGACGTCTAGGACTTCCCAATAATAAGAGCCAGACATTGGCTGTGGGTAACGTTCATTATACAACCAGCATTGATGAAAGACAATGAAATATTAactttaattttatttcaatgagtttgatttaaattttggatctTATCCAAAAtgaatgattttaattttaaaaatttgtcgcatcaatatttttaaaatctcgTGTCATGTTTGTTTCTATATTTGTCGGATTAATGCAACTcttgttattatattaataataacgcacatactgattatttattatatatcatATACATTATAAAAAAATGATCGATAACCGAGAGCCAATTGATCCATACGAGCCATATATGGATCCATGTCCAAAAACTAGGAAAATGTAGGTATTCAAATACAATATTACATAAGTTTTCAGTATTTTACATGTTTTCGATCTTTAAAACTCTTGAGGATCTGGGCCACCATCTTTAAATCTTAATCTCTCACTaaatctaatatttacattaaattttcataataaaCTGGGATATAAATTTAAGGGGTGCGAACGAGCCATAAATTAGACTCACtttaaataattatcaaataattaaaaatacaatatgTAAAATATCAGGACATATATCTAGAAAATTGATTACGACTTTCGATCATCCTTTtatcatataatatcaaatattatattaaattcataatatcacatattatcGACAAATCATGTATCTTGAAATTATCACTAACCGtcataattataaataaattaataagttaaataaaaacctttatttaatttcaattagttcattaataatttaatttatcgtAAAAGATctaattctaattatttatttataataaaaatatataattttatcaaaaatttattCCAAGGATAAATTCGgccatattttcataaaatatcaacaTAGCCCAAAAAAAATTCGAGAACTTAGAAAATCGTCATGAGGCTCCCGAAAAAGAGTTCTTCTCAGGCAGGGCAGCCGAAGTCCATCTCGGACACCCAACTCGTGCCCTTACTGCACTGCCCGAACTATTTTGGCATTGTGGTCGCGGTTGCCTGCCCACCCTGGGCAGCGTTGCTCGAAACGGGCAGTGTTTGCCCCCACCTGCTGCCTCGAACAGTTACGAGCAATTGCAAAAAGTTTTAATCTCTAATTCTTTTCAATCTGCGTGCCTCAGTCCTTGACCAAGTCAGTTTTAATCTCTAATTTTACTTTGACTGGAATTATGAATCCAACCCaatttttaaatgatataaTTAATGACAATCTTACAATTCAAAGATGGTATACTCAATCTTTTGAGCTGCCCTTGACCATTTACCAAAGGAATCAGCATAGTACAAGAATAACCATGGAATATATGATAAGAGTACATTCCGGACTACTTGTGGATATTCCCTCGTCCTATGGCCTACTACAACAAAACCCATTCAAGCTTTACATTGATCTTTCTATTAAAATATGTACAAGGATGTCATATTTTAGTTTTGTAAATTTTGTAAATCAATTGTAGTTATGTTCGCTTTTAACATGACGAAAAAAACATAAGTTGTTCGTCAGAATATAGTTAGGTGACTATAATTGATTCAAATACGGACTAGAAATAACACATGAAGATATACATGATTAACATTAACATTTTGCCACTAAAAAAACTTTAACCATCATTAAATTTACCAAATAAGAAATGAATGATAAAGATCAACCCAAGAACTTCACCAATTCAAAATCATTCCAAAATGGCCGCAAACTCATATACATTCACAACAAAAGAACAAGTGATCGATTGCAAATTCAAAGTAACATTCATTATTAGCCAATATTACACATTATACCGTTATATGTTGCCACAAATCCGAATATATATCACGAACTCTTTCGATAATTCACAAATACTTGGTCTCAAATTATTCTCACATGCGGAAAAACCTATTAGCAATCACCATTCTTGGAGATATATTATTCTCATTGTTTTACAAAAGTGCGAAAAGTTCCCTACGGTCTGACAGATGAAAGGTTACGTAGTGGTCCAAGTCGTCTCTTCCGAAGCCGCTCAGCAATAATGAAAGCAAGTTCCAATGATTGAGAAGCATTAAGCCTTGGGTCGCAATGTGTATGGTACCGGGAGCTCAAATCGTTATACGTAATTGTACGCGAGCCCCCAACGCATTCTGTAACGTTTTGGCCTGTCATCTCCATATGCACCCCTCCAGGGAAGCTTCCTTCTTGGTCGTGTACGTCAAAAAATGCTCTCACCTCAGCCTAGGTGATGAAAACGTACCACCAGTTAACAAAACAAGCATTCTTGCATAAAAATTACTTTACAGATGATTATAAATTTCATATGAAGGAAAAAAGGTCGAAATTTACCCGGATGGCATCAAAGGAGCGAGTCTTGAGTCCACAAGGAGCTTTGATGGTGTTTCCATGCATAGGGTCACTGACCCAAGTGACGATTTGACCTGCTCGACGAACGGCCCTGATGAGATAAGGAAATTTCACTCTTAAGTTTTCAGCACCCATACGAACTATCACTGTTATTCTTCCAGGTTGGTTTTTGGGATTCAGAATCTCAATCAGTTTCACAAGCTCGTTTGGGTCCATTTTGTCACTTACCTGAATCATAATCCCAAATAGGGTACCTCAGTCACAAAAGCCATATAACCAAGTAAAAAAACTATTTAAACTAGATTAACGGATATAAATAGCTTGTTAGAAACCTTAATCCCAAGAGGATTGGAAACTCCTCTAAGAAACTCAACATGAGCACCGTCCAATTGCCTTGTTCTTTCCCCAACCCAAATCATGTGAGCGGAGCAATCATAATATAGGCCGGAGGTTGAATCTAGCCTAGTAAGCGCTTCTTCATACGGTAAAAGTAAGCATTCATGGGATGTCCAGAACTCAGTAGTGGTCATGACCGGATGATCTGCTGTGAGACCACATGAAGCCATGAAGCCAAGGGCCTCATCGACTCGATGAGCCAGTTCACGGTACCTATGAAAAATATCAGCTCATTAAAACTAAATATAgaattgaaaagaaaaaaatggtAAAGTAAACAATAATAGATGTGATACCTATCGCCCTGCTCGCTatgttcagtaaaatcaaggtTCCATTGGGCAACCCTCTGCATggcagcatatcctccagtagCAAATGCTCGAAGAAGGTTCAAAGTAGACACAGATTGGGTGTAGGCTCGAATCATTCTATCGGGATCAGGAGTTCGTGATTTCTCATCAAAAGAATCACCATTAACATTGTCACCTCGATAACTCGGCAGCTTCACCCCATCCTTCTCTTCAAATGGATCAGACCTTGGCTTAGCAAATTGCCCCGCCATTCTTCCCACCTAAATGTTTGAACTTTGGTTGGTTCACAAATCGGTTATAGAAACCAAATACAGATAATCAATAAGCCAATAACAAATGGATCGATGATCACATCACCAAGTAGTTTCAAGTCCATGTTTCGTTTTTGGGAGAAAATCAATCTCTTGATATTAAACAGACTAACATAAGAAAACTATTTCAAGTCATCAGCCTATGAAATGACTATATTCTTCCACCACAATAATTACACACTTTCCCTTTTCATCAGTTATGGAGTGTTTGCATGAGCAGCCACTTAAAATATATACACTTAAACCCAAAAGTACACAAAAAATTTAAGATAAAAAATAATTGCCTCAAATCATTAATTAAACTAACTTAGTTGAAATGGAGAACAAAAAATGAGAAGACGAATGCGAACTCAGCATCCATGGCAAATTCGTAACAACTGTCTTATGAGCAACCAACTCTCCAACTACTTAAATCTTCCTGATAATTCTGCATTCAGTCTTCTCATCAGTAGATGGTGGCTACCTAGGGATTTCAAATTCATCCataattttaaaacttggaaTTCATTGCAAACCAACTAATCTCAATTCTAATCTGGAACAAAATCCGAAGGAACTAAAAACAGGATAGTTCTAAACCAATTATTCACATATCCAGCTTAAAATCAAGGATATAAGAGGGAAAAAAGGGACCTTGATAACAGGCATCTGGCCACCAAACATGAGAACCACGCTCATCTGCAAGAGCACCCTAAAAGTGTCCCTAATGTTATTTGCGCTGAATTCTTTGAAACTCTCCGCACAGTCTCCACCCTGCAAAAGGAATGCATTCCCCAGAGCAGCCTGCCCCAGCTTCTCCTCCAGGCTTCGTGCCTCACCTGCAAAGACAATCGGGGGAAAGGATTCAAGAGTCTTGACGACTGATTCGAGCGCGGCTTTATCAGGGTATTCCGGAAGCTGGGACGCTTTCTTCGATTTCCAGCTGTCAAGACTCCATTTTATTGATGCAGGAGAGGCGGAAGTGGATGGAGGTGGGTTGGAGGATTTGACGGCTGATATTGTTTTCGATCTCGGTTTGATTGAAAGAGAGGTAAATGCGTCAGGTTTGGTGGGAATTGAAGGACTAGGGGCGGCGGGAGCGGTGGAAGTGTGGAGGAAGGGGTAAGGGGTTGTCGAGGCGCGGTGAGGCGGCGGCGTAGGTTGTCAGAGCCATGGGTCTTGGCGGCAGAGTTTTCGTGATCTCCTCTATGGGAAGTTGGCGAGTGGATTTGGGAAGAGAAGGATGGCTCGGGACTCGGGAGGGACtgaaagaaaataaatattgtcaaacaatttatataaaaataattccCTACGTCAGCGtttctatttttttatatttagcaTTTTCGTCAaaagaaattaaatattaaaaaaatatcaataatattttatgctaaaaaataaagattatttCGGGGATACTAATAAAAATacctaaaaattaatttataaatattaaccTCTACCTTGATATAGTTGATTtacaaataatattatttttaaacaataaaatatttatttgctATAAGTTTTAGacaaagagtgggtctcatgtgagaccgtctcggattttaatctgtgatTGAGTcaacctaccgatattcacaataaaaagtaatactcttagcataaaaaatgataatttttcatggatgactcaaataagagattcgtctcacaaatacgacctgtgagaccgttttacacaaatttttgtcttataCAAATTTTTTTCATCTTGAAAAATAAGTTAATTTTCTTTGGTTTAATTTTATCtttgggaaaaaaatattaaagaaatgATCTTGGAAGATACAAATTCCGGTCAATTGGTGTTGGCGCCTGATTTTTTAAAACTCCTATTTAGTCAAATTTCATCCCCGTAGACTTTTGTTAGTGTGTGCTTGGATTATAGCGTCAACTCTGAATACAGTCAATTTATTTAGAAcctttttaaaactttatcaCGGGCATATCACATTGTATgcaatattaatataataaaattttgtgTGAGAAGATGttggtcaattttgtgagaaaaatattttatttgggtcacaaataaaaatatattattatttcattaaaatTCTTTTTAGATGGTCTCATGGGTCAATTTTGTAAGGCATATATTGATGGACAGATTCTTACACCTTCGAGGGTGCttcaaacataatatttttaatgagctccaatagctcgtgttctaagaatgtaaatactgatgaattaaatcgagtttgccTACATCAGTTCTGTTAAACGAAATGTATACGCACAAACAGAAAGGAACAAAGAAAACAACGAGAAACAAAACAGTATCGCAAAGCTTAAAATAagcaaaccgaggcctgtatgaaatacagtgtccttaaacagattcgtcccctcTGGTGCGTGCTGCGAGGATGAAcgtggacgtctgtttcccaggatacaacggaaaACCAGTAGTACCGTAGCACAAGGCACCACCACGGGGAACTGAAAAAGTACCTGAACTTTATCATGGGACGGAGCAACGACAGAGGAGCGGCAGCCGATGGAAACAGCGGGAGCCGAGACAGGAAAGCTAGAGCAGGGCCGAAAATATAAGAGTGCAGGGGAGTGtcgttggatttttttttttttttgaaagacttgATGTTGCCTCTGTTTTATAGGCACTCCGGCTGTAACTGTTGGTCATCCGAAAGGCCAGCTAGCTGAAACACCAAAGGTCAACTGAAACTGTCCCAGCTGAAGCACCAAAGGTCACAGACcatttcgaaaataaaaaatagcaaAAGCTAGTTAAGCTTGGTGGGAAATTTTGCCTTGATCGGTCCGACATTCGACGCGCCCAGGTCGCGCACGTACGCCTGCACACAAGTCAAGCCTTTTTCCACTGCAAATTGGGCCCATGATTTGCATCCCCCTGCGCCTGTGCGCGCGAGAGAGAGCCTCTTGACCAATCTTTGTTACACCTCCATAAAGTATAACACAATATAAACTCACCAATGTTATATTCATTTTCCAATGTGGGACATTTCCCACTTGCCATCTACTAAGCCTTGTCCAATTTCTCATTCAAAGAACAAGCCCAATAGCCCAATAAGCCTAAGtccaacaatcccccacatgaatggaaattgaaagatattcaacGATTTTCGTGATAAAGTTCAACAGTTGAATCTTGCATAGGATAGGTAGGTATTACCCTTTGAACCTTCCCTTGTGAAAGCATAATAATTCACTGGGTGACAGTAGACATGATGTCTTTGAACTGTACAGCCGTTTGTGTGAGTTAAGATATACTCCACACAAGATTCTTCCTAATACTATTCTGTTCTCATGATTGTGTTCGTTTTGGCCATGAACACACTCCTGGTTCTGCAAGAGGGTCTAGAATTGAGCCCTGCAATTCCTTCGAAGCGGACCCACTTCTCTCTCACATAGGTGATTCTATATTGCTTCTCATCAGAATCATTAAAAGCCGTAAGCTTATCCTCAACATTCACTGTTTCATGATAGGAATGGATTAGGGATAACCCCCACAGTGATTCTCTAAATTAGTGCGATTAGGTTGTCCCATTGAACCTAGTTCTTGGGATCTCCAGTCAGCGTAGGTTGGGTTTTCCTTCACACCAACTTATTCTATAGGCTTGAGCCCCATTCCCCTTGACATTTTCGCAACTAACTCTCTGTTTAACCCTTTGGTTAGCGGATCCGCTATATTATCCTTTGACTTTACATAGTCAACAGAGATAACTCCAGTTGAGAGTAGTTGTCTAATGGTATTATGTCTACGACGTATATGCCTAGACTTACcattatacatattattttgTGCCCTACCAATCGCAGATTTGCTATCACAATGTATGCATATAGCCGGCACTGGTTTTTCCCATCCTGGAATATCTTCTAAAAAGTGACGCAGCCATTCAGCCTCTTCACCACACTTTTCAAGAGCTataaactcagattccattgtggATCTGGCTATTACAGTTTGTTTAGAAGATTTCCACGCAATTGCTGCACCTCCTAAAGTGAATACGAATCCACTTGTAGATTTTGAatctttcatatcagatatccaATTAGCATCACTGTATCCTTCAATAACAGCAGGATATCTTGTATAGTGCAGTCCATGATCACAAGTGTACCTTAAGTATCTTAGCAATCTGATAATTTCTTTCCAATGTTCAACTCCTGGATTACTCGTGAATCTACTCAATTTGCTTACTGCATAGGAtatgtctggtcttgtacaACTCATTAAGTACATCAGACTTCCAATGACTCGAGAGTATTCTAATTGAGACATACTCTCACCTCGATTCTTTGATAGATGCTGACTAGTGTCAATCGGGGTTCTAGCCAATGCAGAGTCATCATTATTGAATTTCTCAAGTATTTTGTCAACATAATGTGATTGACTTAGGACTATCCCTTCTGATGTTCTATGGATTTTAATTCCAAGGATCACATCGGCTAAGCCTAAATCTTTCATGTCAAATCTTGAGTTCAATAACTTCTTAGTGGATTTGATCATCTTATCATTACTACCAATGATAAGTATGTCATCTACGTAAAGACATAAAATGACATATCCAAATTCAGTGTTCTTTATGTATACACATTTGTCACATTCACTGAATTTAAATCCACTTTCCATCATGGCTTTATCAAATTTTTCGTGCCATTGCTTTGGTGCTTGTTTTAAGCCATACAGAGACTTCACCAATTTACATACTTTGTTTTCTTGCCTATTCGCAGAAAATCCCTCAGGTTGTTCCATGTAAATTTCCTCTTCTAAAtctccatttagaaaagcagtctttacatccatttggtgTACTTCAAGATTCCGCAATGCGGCAATCGCAAGTATCACACGAATAGAGGTTATTCTCGATACAGGAGAATATGTGTCAAAGTAATCAAGCCCTTCACGTTGATGGTAACCTTTAATTACCAATCTGGCTTTATACTTATCTATTGTTCCATCTGATTTCAttttccttttgaaaacccATTTACAGCCTAGTGGTTTACTTCCCGGAGGAAGATTTACTAATTCCCACATATGGTTTTGTAAAATTGATTCCATTTCAGAATTGATAGCCTCTTTCCATAGAGGTCCCTCAGATGAACTAATTGCTTCCTTGAAGCTTTGAGGTTCACTTTTCAtcatgaaagtgatgaaatcCGGACCAAAGGATTTCTCAGTCCTAGCTCTCTTGCTACGTCTAGGTTCAATGTCTTGATCAAGCTCTTGTTCTTCATCAACTGTTTCATACAATCTTTTGGATTAACTTGGTTCTTCCTTAGATTTACATGGAAACATGTATTCAAAGAACGaagcattt
This region of Primulina eburnea isolate SZY01 chromosome 14, ASM2296580v1, whole genome shotgun sequence genomic DNA includes:
- the LOC140811858 gene encoding phospho-2-dehydro-3-deoxyheptonate aldolase 2, chloroplastic — protein: MSVVLMFGGQMPVIKVGRMAGQFAKPRSDPFEEKDGVKLPSYRGDNVNGDSFDEKSRTPDPDRMIRAYTQSVSTLNLLRAFATGGYAAMQRVAQWNLDFTEHSEQGDRYRELAHRVDEALGFMASCGLTADHPVMTTTEFWTSHECLLLPYEEALTRLDSTSGLYYDCSAHMIWVGERTRQLDGAHVEFLRGVSNPLGIKVSDKMDPNELVKLIEILNPKNQPGRITVIVRMGAENLRVKFPYLIRAVRRAGQIVTWVSDPMHGNTIKAPCGLKTRSFDAIRAEVRAFFDVHDQEGSFPGGVHMEMTGQNVTECVGGSRTITYNDLSSRYHTHCDPRLNASQSLELAFIIAERLRKRRLGPLRNLSSVRP